From Syngnathus typhle isolate RoL2023-S1 ecotype Sweden linkage group LG13, RoL_Styp_1.0, whole genome shotgun sequence, a single genomic window includes:
- the epdr1 gene encoding mammalian ependymin-related protein 1: MQQLMVQLLLLLGLMHLQQAEVEVLATGASPCQAPLQWEGRWVVYDHGTGRNSRAAVSYDGQNHRLRVLQQHKKHTPCQRYFEFIYLYESSLMFQIDQKTGDCAKVELTEAWDPFDIPDNSTFEDQYIIGGPGDNMEVQEWSDRKPARKHETWVGVYTLRDCYPVQETYIKNSSVTTSTRFFNLQLGISDPNVFTPPPGCQMARPHAMAHTHC, from the exons ATGCAGCAGTTAATGGTacagcttctgctgctgctgggctTGATGCATCTCCAGCAGGCGGAGGTTGAGGTGTTGGCGACCGGAGCATCGCCCTGCCAGGCTCCACTACAGTGGGAGGGAAGATGGGTCGTGTACGACCACGGCACGGGCAGGAACAGCCGAGCCGCGGTGTCCTACGACGGACAGAACCACAGACTGCGGGTGCTGCAACAGCACAAGAAGCACACGCCGTGTCAGAG GTACTTTGAGTTTATCTACTTGTACGAGAGCAGCCTGATGTTCCAGATTGATCAAAAGACGGGCGACTGCGCTAAGGTGGAGCTGACCGAAGCCTGGGACCCCTTTGACATTCCTGACAATTCCACTTTTGAGGACCAGTACATTATTGGAGGCCCCGGCGACAACATGGAGGTGCAGGAGTGGTCCGACAGGAAGCCCGCCCGCAAAC ATGAGACCTGGGTAGGCGTGTACACGCTGCGCGACTGCTATCCGGTTCAGGAGACGTATATCAAAAACAGCAGCGTCACCACGTCCACGCGTTTCTTCAACCTGCAGCTTGGCATCAGCGACCCCAACGTCTTCACGCCGCCGCCCGGCTGCCAGATGGCCCGACCGCACGCCATGGCCCACACGCACTGCTGA
- the nol7 gene encoding nucleolar protein 7, giving the protein MDSWNLELSSSDDEAPEEVTFEDSKAQALRSVSQALESARREKELLKEKRKKRQELFQEQKKRKPLSDTLLEEIDSSQRQSQQEAEATLQDEDETEETKKQKRKHSKKLMGNYKVTTVKPQALPSFRQKAAEDFLHLRYYSLGSRRGTSNEQLSLQNKTAKRKGAAFSFVNSQWAPEKKSKAEKLKRRWIQKRVPSS; this is encoded by the exons ATGGATAGTTGGAATTTAGAATTAAGTTCCAGTGACGACGAGGCGCCCGAGGAGGTCACTTTTGAGGACTCCAAGGCCCAGGCGCTGCGGAGCGTGAGTCAGGCCCTGGAAAGTGCCAGAAG GGAGAAGGAGCTGCtgaaggagaagaggaagaagaggcaaGAACTGTTCCAGGAGCAGAAG AAGAGAAAACCTCTTTCTGACACACTTCTGGAGGAAATCGACTCGTCCCA AAGGCAGAGCCAACAAGAAGCTGAAGCGACTCTTCAAGATGAAGATGAAACGGAAGAGACAAAGAAGCAAAAACGGAAACATTCCAAAAA GCTGATGGGGAACTACAAAGTAACGACGGTAAAGCCTCAAGCGCTGCCGTCTTTTCGGCAGAAAGCTGCCGAGGATTTTCTCCACTTGCGGTATTACAGCCTGGGAAGTCGTCGAGGCACAA GTAACGAGCAGCTGTCCCTTCAAAATAAGACCGCAAAGAGGAAAGGAGCTGCTTTTTCCTTTGTCAACAGCCAATGGG ctCCTGAGAAAAAAAGCAAGGCGGAGAAGCTGAAGCGGCGCTGGATTCAAAAGCGGGTTCCCTCCAGCTGA